ATTAGCCCCATCCACTGACTCCGGAGTTGGCGCATAATGTGGTGCCAAATGGAAACTTCTTTGTAGTAAAGCTCACAGGAAATCCCGGCAATGCTATCTTTCATCAACCGTTGAAAGGTGAGATGTTGGATGGTTGGGGTGAAGGTGGGACGATCGCTGCGATCGCCCGGAATTCTATGAATTGCCAAGTCAATGCGCTGTGTCAGTTGATCGATCCCTCCTGCATAGAGGCGTTGCCACTGTTCCAAAGCCCACTGTGCCAATCGATTATCACAAAGCTGCACCAAATCAAGGTTAATATCCAGCGATCGATGCAGATGACCAGCCTCAAGCTGGATGTATTGGCTGCTGCCTCGGCGAATCACTACCGGATGTAACGCATCTGTAAATGCCTGAATTTGATGCACCAAGCTGTAGCGATAGTAGGGATCAAGCAAGGTTTCCTTAGCTGGTTCGAGAGAAACTTCTAACTCCTTGAAGGTAGGGTCAAGGTGTTGCTGGAGTGTCCGTAGAGTTTGTTCAGCCTGAATTACATTCGTGAGGTCTGTGGATTGGGCAACCTGCGCTAGGGCTGATTGCGTGGACGCAATGGTAGCTGCCAATTGCTGATGTTCTGTCGCCAAAGCAGCAATCACAGCATCTAGTTGGAGCAGGCTTTGGGCAGTGACTCGCTTGAGTAACACCTCCTCTGGTTTACGCTTCACCAACGCTTCTAGGGTTTGGCATAGGGTCACGATCGTGGCTGGCACCTGTTCCGTAGACAGCGGAGAAACCACCTCACCCCGCGTGTTGGGATAGGTTGTGCTCGGTGGCAGAGTCCACTGCCAGTCATCAGCAGAGTCGGTCACTAGACACCAAACATCACAATGCCAATGAGGTTGTAGCTCCTCGATAGCCTGGATGCCAGGAGGCACAATGACCTGATGAAGGTCGTAGGCTTCAATCCAGGGACGATCGTGGCTCACATAAGTTATCACCGTCTCCGCCAGCTTTGGATCGTGGCTGGCAATGGTCAAAATGGGCTTGCCACGCTGAAGTTGCGGAATCAACAATTGCAGAGTTGCATAGGCTGCGGCAACCACAGGGCTATGGTCAGCGAAGTTGACGATCGCAGCACAACCATCAGTAAGACGCTGTACCAGCTTTTCTGTTTTAGGGGATGTAGTGGCTTGAGTGATCATGACAATCTACCTTAAATAAAATTTGGACGTAACTCCTGAGACTGCCCACCCTACGGGAAGCAAGCTACACCCCAAACCCTCTCCCAAGCTGGGAGAGAGGCTAAGCTTCTTGCTTGGTTCCCCTTGTATCTTGTAAGAAAGAGAGGGACTTTGATTAGTTTATTTGAATTACTTAAGAGGCTGGAGGATAAGGGTCAATCTACATCGGTGAGAGATATCTGTTGCCGATCGCTAGTAAACCTGCTGTCCAGAGGGCAAATCCCAGGCAGCAATCTGAGAGCCATCAGCCGCAAAGCTGAGCAGTGTGGAACCATCAGCCGCCAGTTTGATGGTATGCACAGCAACAGGAGTAGAGAAATTAAGAGGTATATCGGTCGCTGCTGTTAAATTCCAGACCTTGATGGTGTGGGTATCGCTGATGCTAATCATCCAGTGGTCATCAGGACTGAGAATGACTTGCAGAGGAGGAGCGATCGGTTCAGACTGGCGGGTTTGCAGTACAGGAGGTTGCTCTGGCGCGACAGCAGGACTGTCAGGTTGTGTTGTATTGGGCAAATTGGTAGCGATCGGCATCTCCTCAGTATCTGCTGGCGAGGGTTGCTCGGCAGCTACTTGTTCCACAAATGGCTCACTGATGGTTAAGTCAGTAGGCTCACTGATGGTTAAGTCAGCAACTAGTGTAGCTGTATCCTGAGGGTGAGTGACTTGAGTATCGATGGCTGGGGAATAGGTCGGTAAGGAGTAGCTATCATCAGCGATTACCATGGTGGGGTAGGGGTCTACAGGCATGGTTGCAGGGGCTTCCTGAGCCTGAGAGAGATGGATCGGTCTAGGCTGATTAGAGCTATTGGGTGTTCCAGTAGGTTCTGCGATCGTGGGTTGGCGCTCATCAGCCATTGCCATGATGGATAGTGTCTCCTGGAGGGGGTTACCAACCGCTGCGGCAGCGATCGTGGCATCTTGCACTGCCAGACGGTCTCCTTGGTTTTCCCTAATCGGCTCCGGCTGAGGAGTTTGGCTAGGGCTAGGAGTGACCACAGGTTTGTTAGTTGCTGGACTTGGCGTGGGGGGAGGGCTGTTAGGCTGCGATCGGGGAGAGGGCGATCGGACGAACTGTGGTTGTGTGGCAGGAACCAATGCTGGTCTGCCCCCAGAAAGATTTCCAGAGTCATCGCGTGGGCTAGAAGTATTGCGACTGGGTTGGTTAGATGCTGCTGACAGTTGCTTTAACATCGCTTCTCCAGAAGCGTTAACCTGCCCCATCACTGCCGTTGCGGGCTTACCGGGTAGGTTACACACCAAGCCAGCACAGGCTGATGCTACTAATGTGCCAAATCCTAGTCCCTTCAAAATGGGCGATCGTGTGAACTGTGCCGCCAAATCCGTGAGCATTGCCGCTGGTTGGGGTGTTGCTGCTGGCTTGGGCATTGTCGCTATAGAAGTCAGGAACAATGGGGCTTGTCGTAGTGCCGGAGATAGGGCGGGTGGTTGCTGGCTCTTTACAGAGAACACAGGAGTTACGGCACCAGTCATTTGGGTGCTGAGAGGTGTCAACTGTTCTAGAGCATCCTCGGCGCAAGTGGGGCGATCGCTGGGACAAAAGGCAACCATGCGGCTGAGTAATGATTCCAGCGATCGCTCCACGTGGCAATGCTGTTGCCAGCGAATTCCGCCTGTTTTAGCTTGCTGTTGCAACTCTTTGGGAGGTTGGCTTGTCAGCGCTTGGATAGCAATCATCCCCAAGGAATAGAGGTCGCTGGCAACGCAGGGGTAGCCCTGTCCCCGTTCTGGCGCAATGTAGCCGATCGTGCCCTGGCTTGCTCCGAACCCCGTGATCATCCACTGTTGGTCAGAGGATCGTTGTAACAAGCAGCCTGGATGCAGATTGCCGTGAATCACCTGTTGTTGATGACACACTGCCAAGATCGACAAACAGGCATAGAGTAGTTCATGAACCTGTTGCTCAGTCCAGCGCTGCCCAGATAGCAGGCGATCGCTCAACAACACACCTTCGACATAATCACAAACCAGATAGATATAGGGAGGAGTTTGCTGGTCAAGGGCTAGCAGGGTCAGGAGCTGAGGATGTCGCAATGCCTGGAGAATCCGCGCCTCTTCCCGTAGGCATCGCCCAGCGTCACTATCCGCCAGTGCTATGTTCACAACACATAACGGATTGTCAGGACGGTAAGGATCTTCAGCCAACCAGTGGCATGGATGGGTCATTGTATCCAGTTGCTTGACTAACCGATAACGGTTACTGACCTGTTGACCCGGTTGAAACTTGATAGGCGCTAGAGTAGACATCTGGGCACACTCCACATTTACGTCTACTCGCCTTTAGGGTCAGAAATTTTGAATTATGCAGGTTGAAATTTAAAGATTTGTAACTTCCCGCCAGTGCATACCCAATGTAGAGCTAGGAAGGAAGTCGTCACCTGAGGCTAGCGCTCTGGGGCGATGGCAATCTTGAGGGTGTGGCAAAATTCCCCGATCGCCTGTAGGCCCTGCTGGGGGGTGCCTTCCGCTAGGCGCTTCACAAAGGCACTGCCGACGATCGCCGCATCCGCGCCCCATTCCATCACTTGCCGAGCATGTTCCGGCTGAGAGATGCCAAAGCCCACGCCGATCGCTTTGTCCGTAACACTGCGAAGGTTGTAAAGCATGTCCTGCACACGACTTTCCATCTGGCTACGCATTCCCGTCACTCCAGTAACACTGACCAAGTAGATGAACCCCTGAGAGCGTTGGGCGATCGCGGTGATTCGTTCTGGGGGGCTAGTGGGAGCCACTAACAATATGACATCAATCCCTAAGGCGGATGCTGGCTCAATCAGAACATCTGCCTCTTCTAGGGGCAAATCGGGCACCACTAAACCCGCTGCTCCCGCGTCAGCAATTTGTTGCAAGAACGGCTCAATGCCCCGGTTGAGGATGGGGTTGTAGTAGGTGAACAAAATCAGGGGCGATCGCAGCGAGGGACTGACCTCCTTCACCATAGCTAACACGGCCTCTAGGCGCACACCCCGCGCCAAGGCACGGGTAGCTGCTGCTTGGATGACTGGCCCATCGGCTAGGGGGTCAGAATAGGGAATGCCCAGCTCAATTAAATCAGCGCCTCGATCGTCCAACACTCGTAACGCCGCCGCCGTGGTTGCCAAGTCAGGATCACCAGCCGTAATGAAGGGGATGAGGGCACATTGACCCCGATCGCGCAGGCGGTCAAAACAGTGAGAAATTCTGGACATAGGGCATATGCAGACACAAACCTTCAGAGTTTACAACAAATCCACTAGCGTTTTGCTAACAGGGCAAATTGACGGTACCCTAAGGCTGGAACCGTTAGGCAAGGGGCAAGCATGACGACACAGGTATTGGTGACAGGTGGCACAGGCTTTGTGGGTGCTAATCTAGTGCGCTTGCTGTTGACCGAGGGGTATCGGGTGCGTGCCCTTGTGCGCCCCAGCAGTCGCCTAGACAACTTGCAGGGACTAGACGTGGAGATTGTGAAGGCAGACCTAACCGATTCCCAACTGGTGGATGCCTTACGGGGCTGTCGATTTTTGTTTCATGTGGCGGCTCACTATTCCCTTTGGCGGCGCGATCGTCGAGCATTGTTTCAAACCAATGTGCTGGGTACCCGCAACCTGTTGGCAGCCGCTCGCCAAGCCGGGATAGAGCGCACGGTCTACACTAGCTCTGTGTCAGCGATCGGGGTAGGGGCACCCGGTGTAGCTGTGGATGAGCGCCACCAGAGTCCAGTGCATCAGTTGATTGGAGCCTACAAGCAATCAAAGTTTTGGGCAGAACAAGAGGCCAAGGCTGCCGCCCAAGCAGGTCAAGATGTGGTGATTGTCAACCCCGCAACCCCGATCGGCCCTTGGGATGTGAAGCCTACCCCTAGTGGCGACATCATCCTGCGCTTCCTTCGACGGCAAATGCCTGCATATCTGAACACCGGCCTAAACGTTATCCATGTGCAGGATGTGGCTTGGGGACATCTGCTAGCTCTGCATCGGGGCAAATCTGGCGATCGCTACATCCTAGGCCACCAAAACCTGTCCTTAAAGGAACTGTTGGATAGGCTAGCAGACCTGACAGGAATTCCAGCACCCCGGCGCACAATTCCAGCGTGGATTCCCCTCAGTGTAGCTTGGGTAGACGAGTGCTTGCTAGCTCCGCTGGGAAAGGAACCCTCAGTGCCGATCGACGGTGTACGCATGGCCAGCCAATTGATGTATTACAACTCGGCCAAGGCGGTGCGAGAATTAGGATTGCCCCAAACGCCAATTATGACTGCTTTGCAGGATGCCGTTGCCTGGTTTAAAGCTCATGGTTATGTCTAGAGCTTGGCTCTACAGGTCGTCTTCCTCGGCTTGGCGACGACGATCCTCTAGCTCCTGAATAGCCAGCAACAGTTCCTCCTCTTGGGCCTCAAATTCATCTTCAGAAAGTTCCCCCATGTCGTAGGCCAGTTGTAAGGCTAGCAAGCGCTTTTGCAGGTTTTCCTTGTCATCTAGCTCTGCATCAACCCGCTCTTGGATCTTTTCTGCAATCCAGGTGAGGCCATCGATCGGGGCCGTAATAGGGGCCAGTAAAAGGCGAAGAATCATAGACGTGATGCTGCCACAACAGCTATAGCTCTGAGGCTATAGTAGCAAACTTACCTCTAGGTGCAGTGACACTAGTCTAAGTCGCGGCGGCCTTCTAGTGCTCGGGCTAGGGTGACCTCATCGGCATATTCCAAGTCGCCCCCCATGGGTAACCCAAAGGCAATACGAGTAACGCGGGTGAAGGGTTTTAGCAGTTGTCCGATGTATAGGGTTGTGGTTTCACCTTCCACACTGGGAGCAATAGCCAAAATTACCTCTTTAATCTGCTGCTTGCTGACCCGCTGAACGAGGGGGGTAATGTGGAGTTGCTCAGGCCCAATGCCATCCATGGGGGAAATTAGACCACCAAGGACATGATACTTGCCTCGATATTCACGGGTGCGCTCGATCGCAATCACATCCCTAGAATCTGCTACCACGCAAATCGTATCAGCATCCCGGTTAGGTGCGCGGCAAATCTCACAAATTGGCTCAGCCGACAGGTGAAAGCACTCTGAGCACAGCCCTACGTTTAGGCGGGCATCCATCAATGCTGAGGCTAGCTCTCGCACCTCTGCCTCAGGCCGCTTGAGCAAGTACATGGCCAAGCGCTGCGCTGTGCGGGGGCCAATGCCAGGCAAGCGCTGAAGCTGTTCAATCAAACGGGCAAGGGGACGAGTGTAAATGGCAACAATCTCCGCTGATAACTGGATGCATTAGTGCTCAGTAGGGTAAATCTGCCCTGGGATTAAAGGTTTCCACTTGGCGCAGCTTCTCGTAGAGGTCACGCTCGGCAGGTGAGGGGTCTTTGGGGGTCACTAACTGCAACTCTACGATCTGGTCACCCCGTTCACCATCATCTCCAGGATAGCCACGATTGGCAAGTCGCAGGCGTTGTCCATGGCGTACTGCCGGAGGCACGGTCATTTTGACGGGGCCGTCTAGGGTTGGCACCTGAATTTGTCCACCCAGTACGGCTTCGCTGGGGGTGATGGGCACCTGACAGTAAATGTCGATGCCATCTAGCCGATAAAACTCATGGGGAGCAATATCAATCTTCAGGAACAGGTCTCCGCCGTTCACCCCCTGTCCCTTGAGTCGAATGCGCTGACCGGGCACCATAGCTGGCGGCATGGTTACTTCCAGCGATCGCCCATCTTCTAGGCGAATGCGTTCTCGACCACCCAGATAGGCCCGCTCCAGGGGCACTGTCAGCCGAGCTTCAGTATTTCTGGGAACCGAGCGAGGCACTGTGTAAGCTGTTTTGGTAGTGCCGGGACGATAAGCTTCCCGATCGTCAACTACCCGCGAACTGGCGGTTGCTCTTGCCGTTGCCGTGGCTGCACTGCCCCGCTCATACTGCCGTCCCAAAAGTTGGTCTACGAAGGTATTGAAATCAGGGTACTCAGCAAAGTCCATCGAGGCAGAGCCACGGGCCGATCGACCAGTGGGCACCTTGCCATTACTGCTGCCCTTCGTCTGAAAGCCTGGTTGCCGCCAATAGCGACTAAACTGCTCATACTGTGCCCGTTTCTCTGGATCTGATAGCACTTCATAGGCTTCACCGACCATTTTGAAAGTTTCCTCGGCTGCCTTATCACCAGGGTTTAGGTCAGGGTGATACTTACGCGCCAGCCGTCGGTATGCCTGTTTGATATCCACTTCAGAGGCGTTGCGAGCAACCCCTAAGATTTCGTAGTAATTTCGGAAATTCCGCATAGAATCCAACAGGTAGTCGGGCAAGCCATCAAATACGCCTAGCAGCTACTGAGATTAACTCCTGAGCAAGCCAAGTAATAGTACACAAGGCTATAACACAACGCACCAGTCACCTAACCTCAGCAACCGACCCTGGGCAAGGATGGCTTATCATTTACACCTCATTATACGTGGAGAGTTGACCAGCTAAACAGTACGGCTTACCACATCAAAACCAGGATCTTAGCCAATGATCCTAGCCGCTCAATTGAGGGAAGGACTTGTGAAGTCTAGGTGCTTCAAACCTCATACCCAGTCAGTTGTTAGGCAATCGCCACTGGGGCTAGCTCTAGGGGCACGGCGTGGTGCCACTCAGTGCCATCAAGTGCCATTTGCTCGATCGAACTGGCGATCCGCAGGGCTTTGAGTGCCTGTTCACCCCCTACAGAAGGCTGGTTGCCAGCCCGCACACAGGTAACAAAGTGCTCTAACTCTGCGTGCAGTGGCTCAATGTTGCTGGTGTAAACTTTCTCGATCAGTCCATCTTGACGATAGAGCACCTGCCCATGGTCAGTCTGGTAATTGGCACTGATCTGACGATAGATCAAAATCTCATTTCTAAGGAAATCTACTTCAGTTAGGGAATTTTTGCAGTGGGCAGCAATGCGCCGAATTTTGCGGTGGGTGACTTTGCTAGCCGTCAGGGTAGCGACAATGCCATTAGCAAACCCCAAGGTGGCAGTTACGTAGTCTAGGTAGCCAGAGTTGCTGGCTCGGCTGCCACTAGCCGTTAGTTTCACAACGACTGAGCCTGCCATTTCTAGCAACAGGTCAATGTCGTGGATCATCAGGTCGAGTACGACAGACACATCATTGGCCCG
The window above is part of the Cyanobacteriota bacterium genome. Proteins encoded here:
- a CDS encoding NAD-dependent epimerase/dehydratase family protein translates to MTTQVLVTGGTGFVGANLVRLLLTEGYRVRALVRPSSRLDNLQGLDVEIVKADLTDSQLVDALRGCRFLFHVAAHYSLWRRDRRALFQTNVLGTRNLLAAARQAGIERTVYTSSVSAIGVGAPGVAVDERHQSPVHQLIGAYKQSKFWAEQEAKAAAQAGQDVVIVNPATPIGPWDVKPTPSGDIILRFLRRQMPAYLNTGLNVIHVQDVAWGHLLALHRGKSGDRYILGHQNLSLKELLDRLADLTGIPAPRRTIPAWIPLSVAWVDECLLAPLGKEPSVPIDGVRMASQLMYYNSAKAVRELGLPQTPIMTALQDAVAWFKAHGYV
- a CDS encoding J domain-containing protein → MRNFRNYYEILGVARNASEVDIKQAYRRLARKYHPDLNPGDKAAEETFKMVGEAYEVLSDPEKRAQYEQFSRYWRQPGFQTKGSSNGKVPTGRSARGSASMDFAEYPDFNTFVDQLLGRQYERGSAATATARATASSRVVDDREAYRPGTTKTAYTVPRSVPRNTEARLTVPLERAYLGGRERIRLEDGRSLEVTMPPAMVPGQRIRLKGQGVNGGDLFLKIDIAPHEFYRLDGIDIYCQVPITPSEAVLGGQIQVPTLDGPVKMTVPPAVRHGQRLRLANRGYPGDDGERGDQIVELQLVTPKDPSPAERDLYEKLRQVETFNPRADLPY
- the trpA gene encoding tryptophan synthase subunit alpha gives rise to the protein MSRISHCFDRLRDRGQCALIPFITAGDPDLATTAAALRVLDDRGADLIELGIPYSDPLADGPVIQAAATRALARGVRLEAVLAMVKEVSPSLRSPLILFTYYNPILNRGIEPFLQQIADAGAAGLVVPDLPLEEADVLIEPASALGIDVILLVAPTSPPERITAIAQRSQGFIYLVSVTGVTGMRSQMESRVQDMLYNLRSVTDKAIGVGFGISQPEHARQVMEWGADAAIVGSAFVKRLAEGTPQQGLQAIGEFCHTLKIAIAPER
- a CDS encoding gas vesicle protein GvpG, which produces MILRLLLAPITAPIDGLTWIAEKIQERVDAELDDKENLQKRLLALQLAYDMGELSEDEFEAQEEELLLAIQELEDRRRQAEEDDL
- a CDS encoding Gfo/Idh/MocA family oxidoreductase translates to RANDVSVVLDLMIHDIDLLLEMAGSVVVKLTASGSRASNSGYLDYVTATLGFANGIVATLTASKVTHRKIRRIAAHCKNSLTEVDFLRNEILIYRQISANYQTDHGQVLYRQDGLIEKVYTSNIEPLHAELEHFVTCVRAGNQPSVGGEQALKALRIASSIEQMALDGTEWHHAVPLELAPVAIA
- the recR gene encoding recombination mediator RecR; translation: MYTRPLARLIEQLQRLPGIGPRTAQRLAMYLLKRPEAEVRELASALMDARLNVGLCSECFHLSAEPICEICRAPNRDADTICVVADSRDVIAIERTREYRGKYHVLGGLISPMDGIGPEQLHITPLVQRVSKQQIKEVILAIAPSVEGETTTLYIGQLLKPFTRVTRIAFGLPMGGDLEYADEVTLARALEGRRDLD
- a CDS encoding protein kinase, which gives rise to MSTLAPIKFQPGQQVSNRYRLVKQLDTMTHPCHWLAEDPYRPDNPLCVVNIALADSDAGRCLREEARILQALRHPQLLTLLALDQQTPPYIYLVCDYVEGVLLSDRLLSGQRWTEQQVHELLYACLSILAVCHQQQVIHGNLHPGCLLQRSSDQQWMITGFGASQGTIGYIAPERGQGYPCVASDLYSLGMIAIQALTSQPPKELQQQAKTGGIRWQQHCHVERSLESLLSRMVAFCPSDRPTCAEDALEQLTPLSTQMTGAVTPVFSVKSQQPPALSPALRQAPLFLTSIATMPKPAATPQPAAMLTDLAAQFTRSPILKGLGFGTLVASACAGLVCNLPGKPATAVMGQVNASGEAMLKQLSAASNQPSRNTSSPRDDSGNLSGGRPALVPATQPQFVRSPSPRSQPNSPPPTPSPATNKPVVTPSPSQTPQPEPIRENQGDRLAVQDATIAAAAVGNPLQETLSIMAMADERQPTIAEPTGTPNSSNQPRPIHLSQAQEAPATMPVDPYPTMVIADDSYSLPTYSPAIDTQVTHPQDTATLVADLTISEPTDLTISEPFVEQVAAEQPSPADTEEMPIATNLPNTTQPDSPAVAPEQPPVLQTRQSEPIAPPLQVILSPDDHWMISISDTHTIKVWNLTAATDIPLNFSTPVAVHTIKLAADGSTLLSFAADGSQIAAWDLPSGQQVY